A region of Haliotis asinina isolate JCU_RB_2024 chromosome 7, JCU_Hal_asi_v2, whole genome shotgun sequence DNA encodes the following proteins:
- the LOC137291171 gene encoding transcription factor BTF3 homolog 4-like, whose protein sequence is MNPEKLKALQAKADAVRIGGKGTARRKKKVIHRTATTDDKKLQSSLKKLSVNVIPGIEEVNMIKDDGNVIHFNNPKVQASLAANTFAITGHAENKQIAEMLPGILNQLGAESLSSLKKLASTVANAAGEGGKTSTGEIDDDDDVPDLVENFDEPSKGEGV, encoded by the exons ATGAATCCAGAGAAGCTAAAAGCTTTACAGGCTAAGGCCGATGCTGTTCGAATTGGTGGGAAG GGAACAGCAAGGAGGAAAAAGAAGGTTATTCACAGAACAGCAACAACTGATGACAAAAAGTTACAGAGCTCTTTAAAGAAGCTATCTGTTAATGTTATTCCAGGAATTGAAGAG GTTAATATGATCAAAGATGATGGGAATGTGATCCACTTCAACAACCCCAAGGTTCAGGCTTCACTCGCTGCCAACACATTTGCAATCACCGGACATGCAGAAAATAAAC AAATAGCTGAAATGCTGCCAGGTATTCTCAACCAGCTCGGCGCTGAGAGTTTAAGTAGCCTGAAGAAACTGGCGTCAACTGTAGCAAATG ctGCTGGAGAGGGAGGGAAGACCTCAACGGGAGAAatcgacgatgatgatgatgtcccag ATCTTGTTGAAAATTTTGATGAACCATCTAAGGGTGAAGGTGTGTGA